A region from the Manihot esculenta cultivar AM560-2 chromosome 13, M.esculenta_v8, whole genome shotgun sequence genome encodes:
- the LOC122721569 gene encoding squamosa promoter-binding-like protein 13 has translation MDGKGKQRMMGKVVKKEAAELVWESSDDDGYVKMGCVENDVESNKKKKVVAGGCGGGGGGGVGGGGGKKGSGGGGCGGSGGMRCCQADMCMADLSDAKPYHRRHKVCENHAKAQIVLVAGIRQRFCQQCSRFPRNKFANLSPCIIIMVHIIREL, from the coding sequence ATGGATGGAAAAGGGAAGCAGAGGATGATGGGAAAGGTGGTGAAGAAGGAAGCAGCTGAGCTTGTTTGGGAGTCATCAGATGATGATGGGTATGTGAAGATGGGGTGTGTGGAAAATGATGTTGAGAgtaacaagaaaaagaaagtggTGGCTGGTGgctgtggtggtggtggtggtggtggtgttggaggaggaggaggaaagaaagggtcaggtggtggtggttgtGGTGGAAGTGGAGGGATGAGGTGTTGTCAAGCTGACATGTGTATGGCTGATCTGAGTGATGCAAAGCCGTATCATAGAAGGCATAAGGTTTGTGAGAACCATGCAAAGGCTCAGATTGTGCTTGTGGCTGGGATTAGGCAACGGTTTTGTCAACAATGTAGCAGGTTCCCAAGAAACAAGTTCGCAAATTTGAGTCCTTGTATCATAATTATGGTCCATATTATTCGAGAACTTTAG
- the LOC122721601 gene encoding uncharacterized protein LOC122721601, translating to MEQSQVTTAASCGWPALYASVLLGAVFGFLSMVAALAVAVPATLVIWITVLVLLTFFGKPRRALVIEGRKITREIFGCVLKILLKEGNVVAAVCAVLGYFALVRRNYEGN from the exons ATGG AGCAAAGCCAAGTCACTACTGCAGCTTCTTGTGGGTGGCCTGCGTTGTATGCGTCTGTTCTTTTAGGGGCTGTTTTTGGATTCCTTTCAATGGTTGCAGCTCTTGCAGTGGCTGTGCCAGCCACCTTGGTAATATGGATCACAGTTCTGGTCTTGTTGACTTTCTTTGGAAAGCCAAGGAGGGCATTGGTGATTGAGGGAAGAAAGATCACTAGAGAAATTTTTGGGTGTGTGTTAAAGATTTTGTTAAAGGAAGGGAATGTTGTGGCTGCTGTTTGTGCTGTTCTAGGCTACTTTGCTCTGGTTAGAAGGAATTATGAAGGCAATTGA
- the LOC122721599 gene encoding probable serine/threonine-protein kinase At1g09600 isoform X1, translating into MTGILFLQIGQGTYSNVYKARDVTNDKIVAIKKVRFDNSDPDSVKFMAREIHILRRLDHPNIIKLEGLITSQTSSSLYLVFEYIEHDLTGLASLPGIKFTEPQIKCYMQQLLSGLDHCHSHGVLHRDIKGSNLLIDDKGILKIAEFGLASFFDPKSSAQLTSRVVTLWYRAPELLLGATRYGVAIDLWSTGCILGELYDGKPILPGRTEVEQLHKIFKLCGSPSEDYWRNLKLPHSSVIKPQRPYRRCVAETFKDLPTPALGLMETLLSMDPANRGTAAFALRDKFFRSKPFACDPSSLPKYPPSKEIDAKLRDEARRQGAIGLKGNGPHESSAALASNANPRIATLMQERRHPNANSRGEVFNSHKGQTVSGFLVDPSKQTQAAKEGRRDFPENQHKKVSHSGPLVQGTGWTKAGKDGNNPSTVLSTRTKRQKLEGGRTFVSTEVSHQNNHWKPHLTEPKTPLLHTTLRARPPKVKSSLELEKEELEKIPKFKARPLNKKLSLNSEPHIANPVPRNTLPNPFHLHTEERGAKKDRKFVLDLILKRVEEERARIPKANPYPYTTDYRVVPPKPEPKPCTKPEPFQLESLVRHEEEMQREVEERQRLEKEEANMRIFKAQPVIKEDPIPLPEKVRKPVTQVDQFSLHTDNRAVDRAKFHHKIEEEKALKQLRRAMVPHARPVPSFDHPFCPKKSSRETTKAKSPNLRVLRRKERQRMMINNAVSSPASCMR; encoded by the exons ATGACGGGCATCTTATTCTTGCAGATTGGCCAAGGAACTTACAGCAATGTTTACAAGGCCCGTGATGTCACTAATGATAAAATTGTAGCTATAAAAAAGGTTCGGTTTGATAATAGTGATCCAGATAGTGTCAAATTCATGGCCCGTGAAATTCATATTTTGCGTAGGCTGGATCATCCCAATATAATTAAATTGGAAGGCTTGATAACATCTCAGACATCTTCCAGTTTGTACCTGGTCTTCGAGTACATAGAACATGATCTTACTGGACTTGCATCGCTTCCTGGCATTAAGTTCACAGAACCACAG ATCAAATGCTACATGCAGCAACTATTAAGTGGACTTGATCATTGCCATAGTCACGGCGTTCTGCATCGTGATATTAAGGGTTCAAATCTTCTTATTGATGACAAAGGAATCTTGAAAATTGCGGAATTTGGTTTAGCAAGTTTCTTTGATCCTAAAAGTAGTGCTCAGTTGACAAGCCGTGTGGTGACCCTTTGGTATAGAGCTCCAGAACTTTTACTTGGAGCCACTCGCTATGGAGTTGCTATAGATTTATGGAGCACTGGTTGCATTCTTGGCGAACTGTACGATGGCAAACCTATTTTGCCTGGAAGAACTGAG GTGGAGCAACTGCATAAGATTTTTAAGCTCTGTGGTTCACCCTCTGAGGATTATTGGAGAAATTTGAAGTTACCTCATTCATCTGTAATCAAGCCTCAACGACCATACAGACGATGTGTTGCAGAAACATTTAAAGACTTACCCACTCCTGCACTTGGACTCATGGAGACCTTGCTTTCCATGGATCCAGCCAACCGTGGAACTGCAGCTTTTGCTCTTAGGGACAAG TTCTTCAGATCAAAACCATTTGCTTGCGATCCTTCAAGTTTGCCCAAATATCCTCCCAGCAAAGAAATTGATGCTAAATTGCGGGATGAAGCTAGAAG GCAAGGAGCAATTGGACTCAAGGGGAATGGACCACATGAATCTAGTGCTGCTCTAGCATCAAATGCGAATCCCAGAATAGCAACATTGATGCAG GAAAGACGACATCCAAATGCAAATAGCAGAGGTGAAGTATTCAACTCTCACAAGGGGCAAACTGTTTCTGGTTTTCTGGTTGATCCTTCTAAACAAACTCAAGCTGCAAAAGAAGGGAGAAGAGATTTCCCAGAGAATCAACATAAGAAAGTTTCGCACTCTGGCCCATTGGTCCAGGGGACAGGCTGGACAAAGGCCGGAAAGGATGGTAACAATCCTAGTACTGTGTTGTCAACCAGAACCAAACGGCAGAAGCTAGAAGGAGGAAGAACATTCGTTTCAACAGAGGTGTCCCATCAG AATAATCACTGGAAGCCTCATCTTACTGAACCTAAAACTCCTCTTCTTCACACTACTTTGAGAGCCCGACCTCCAAAGGTGAAAAGTTCTCTTGAGCTTGAAAAAGAGGAACTTGAAAAGATCCCTAAATTTAAGGCCAGGCCTTTGAATAAGAAG CTTTCATTAAACTCGGAACCTCACATTGCCAATCCAGTTCCAAGAAACACACTACCAAATCCATTCCATCTCCACACTGAG GAAAGGGGGGCTAAAAAGGATAGGAAATTTGTACTGGACCTTATCCTGAAGCGGGTGGAGGAGGAAAGGGCCAGGATTCCAAAGGCTAATCCATATCCTTACACTACCGACTACCGCGTG GTTCCTCCTAAACCAGAGCCAAAACCATGCACAAAACCAGAACCTTTCCAGTTGGAGAGTCTAGTGAGACACGAGGAGGAAATGCAAAGGGAAGTGGAAGAAAGACAGAGGCTTGAGAAAGAAGAGGCCAATATGAGGATATTCAAAGCACAGCCAGTCATAAAAGA GGACCCAATTCCACTACCAGAGAAAGTGCGGAAACCCGTTACACAAGTTGACCAATTTAGTCTCCATACAGATAACAGGGCTGTGGATAGGGCAAAATTTCATCACAAG ATAGAGGAAGAGAAGGCACTAAAACAATTAAGGAGAGCAATGGTTCCTCATGCAAGGCCTGTGCCAAGCTTTGACCATCCATTCTGCCCCAAGAA ATCTTCCAGGGAAACCACAAAAGCAAAGTCACCAAATTTGCGGGTGCTTCGAAGAAAAGAAAGGCAGAGGATGATGATAAATAATGCAGTTTCCAGCCCCGCTTCATGTATGAGGTGA
- the LOC122721600 gene encoding putative E3 ubiquitin-protein ligase RING1a — protein MLLQSIQSIIKKTRTVMECLHRFCRECIDKSMRLGNNECPACRTHCASRRYLRDDPNYDALIAALYPDIDKYEEEELAFHEEERIRNKQIQASIAQIFQRQSEALVRRRTMGKETTGPFMERSQRNHRTVPSRRRRNSRGTEFQGSEDIDYENDDNGGKDSSSTDERSTEVRQRRRKRRPGIRPSQPSSSASNPEGGCIENDLEATRENRGISPGLVWNTEMLAWGRGGTRSHTRHGNASGCNNKTARSTRISKLVEYLRSLEEKNDELDVHLMLTSMDKESFTNLKQPYLCCQPSLSVKHLCENIAQKKSLEAEEAEIFLVKGQHNLIDNLSSVHPPISVDELQILKGQETLACLRANCTSNRDYMILAYRQKGTT, from the exons ATGCTATTGCAGTCAATACAGA GTATCATAAAGAAAACACGAACTGTGATGGAATGTCTGCACCGCTTTTGCAGAGAATGCATTGACAAATCAATGCGACTTGG GAATAATGAGTGCCCAGCTTGCCGCACACACTGTGCAAGTCGGCGTTATTTGAGAGATGATCCAAATTATGATGCTTTAATTGCTGCTTTATATCCAGACATTGACAAGTATGAGGAGGAG GAATTGGCTTTTCATGAGGAGGAAAGGATACGAAACAAGCAG ATCCAAGCTTCAATTGCTCAAATATTTCAACGACAATCTGAAGCACTAGTTAGGAGACGCACAATGGGTAAAGAAACAACTGGTCCATTCATGGAAAGGTCACAGCGCAATCATCGGACAGTCCCCTCAAGGAGGCGGCGGAACAGCCGAGGCACTGAATTCCAAGGATCCGAAGACATCGATTATGAAAATGATGATAATGGAGGTAAGGATTCATCTTCTACCGATGAACGCTCCACAGAAGTAAGGCAGCGCAGGCGCAAGAGACGGCCAGGAATTAGGCCTTCTCAACCTTCTTCATCAGCTTCAAATCCAGAGGGCGGATGCATTGAAAATGATTTAGAAGCCACCAGAGAGAATAGAGGAATATCTCCTGGCCTTGTTTGGAATACAGAAATGCTTGCCTGGGGCAGGGGTGGTACTCGAAGTCATACACGGCATGGTAATGCTAGCGGTTGCAACAACAAGACTGCCAGAAGCACTCGCATATCCAAGCTGGTAGAATATCTCAGGAGCTTAGAGGAAAAAAATGATGAG TTGGATGTTCACCTAATGCTTACTTCTATGGACAAGGAAAGTTTCACGAATTTGAAACAGCCCTACCTTTGCTGTCAACCCAGTTTGTCAGTCAAACACCTATGTGAA AATATTGCTCAGAAAAAGTCTTTGGAAGCTGAAGAAGCTgaaatatttttagttaaagGGCAGCACAACCTTATTGACAACCTGTCCTCTGTGCATCCACCAATATCAGTGGATGAGCTGCAAATTTTGAAAGGGCAGGAAACTTTGGCATGTCTTAGAGCCAATTGCACTTCCAATAGAGATTACATG ATTCTAGCATATAGGCAGAAGGGGACGACTTAG
- the LOC122721599 gene encoding probable serine/threonine-protein kinase At1g54610 isoform X2 — MGCISSKDSRTNSPKERQSRKGSLDRRVDDGMRSKSKSDSGEVKVMLIDKKTNGSNVLYDDQIEKKQIENQIERKNVENCEVAVISHPQIEINKTEKRDVSVCSHPGWGRVPKSLEAEQIAVGWPSWLASAAGEAIRGWVPRRANTFEKLDRIGQGTYSNVYKARDVTNDKIVAIKKVRFDNSDPDSVKFMAREIHILRRLDHPNIIKLEGLITSQTSSSLYLVFEYIEHDLTGLASLPGIKFTEPQIKCYMQQLLSGLDHCHSHGVLHRDIKGSNLLIDDKGILKIAEFGLASFFDPKSSAQLTSRVVTLWYRAPELLLGATRYGVAIDLWSTGCILGELYDGKPILPGRTEVEQLHKIFKLCGSPSEDYWRNLKLPHSSVIKPQRPYRRCVAETFKDLPTPALGLMETLLSMDPANRGTAAFALRDKFFRSKPFACDPSSLPKYPPSKEIDAKLRDEARRQGAIGLKGNGPHESSAALASNANPRIATLMQERRHPNANSRGEVFNSHKGQTVSGFLVDPSKQTQAAKEGRRDFPENQHKKVSHSGPLVQGTGWTKAGKDGNNPSTVLSTRTKRQKLEGGRTFVSTEVSHQNNHWKPHLTEPKTPLLHTTLRARPPKVKSSLELEKEELEKIPKFKARPLNKKLSLNSEPHIANPVPRNTLPNPFHLHTEERGAKKDRKFVLDLILKRVEEERARIPKANPYPYTTDYRVVPPKPEPKPCTKPEPFQLESLVRHEEEMQREVEERQRLEKEEANMRIFKAQPVIKEDPIPLPEKVRKPVTQVDQFSLHTDNRAVDRAKFHHKLKVKEQLYKRYREESEAARMIEEEKALKQLRRAMVPHARPVPSFDHPFCPKKSSRETTKAKSPNLRVLRRKERQRMMINNAVSSPASCMR; from the exons ATGGGTTGCATTTCCTCTAAGGATAGTAGAACAAACAGCCCAAAAGAGAGGCAATCGCGTAAAGGGTCATTGGATAGGCGTGTAGATGATGGGATGCGATCAAAGTCTAAATCAGATAGCGGAGAAGTGAAGGTTATGCTAATTGATAAGAAAACAAATGGTTCGAATGTTTTATATGATGATCAGATAGAGAAAAAGCAAATAGAGAATCAGATCGAGAGAAAGAATGTAGAAAATTGTGAAGTTGCTGTTATAAGTCATCCTCagattgaaataaataagacaGAGAAGCGTGACGTTTCAGTTTGTAGTCATCCGGGTTGGGGAAGGGTGCCAAAGAGTTTGGAAGCAGAGCAGATTGCTGTAGGATGGCCATCTTGGCTTGCCTCAGCAGCAGGAGAAGCCATCAGGGGATGGGTGCCGCGGCGTGCGAATACATTTGAGAAGTTAGATAGA ATTGGCCAAGGAACTTACAGCAATGTTTACAAGGCCCGTGATGTCACTAATGATAAAATTGTAGCTATAAAAAAGGTTCGGTTTGATAATAGTGATCCAGATAGTGTCAAATTCATGGCCCGTGAAATTCATATTTTGCGTAGGCTGGATCATCCCAATATAATTAAATTGGAAGGCTTGATAACATCTCAGACATCTTCCAGTTTGTACCTGGTCTTCGAGTACATAGAACATGATCTTACTGGACTTGCATCGCTTCCTGGCATTAAGTTCACAGAACCACAG ATCAAATGCTACATGCAGCAACTATTAAGTGGACTTGATCATTGCCATAGTCACGGCGTTCTGCATCGTGATATTAAGGGTTCAAATCTTCTTATTGATGACAAAGGAATCTTGAAAATTGCGGAATTTGGTTTAGCAAGTTTCTTTGATCCTAAAAGTAGTGCTCAGTTGACAAGCCGTGTGGTGACCCTTTGGTATAGAGCTCCAGAACTTTTACTTGGAGCCACTCGCTATGGAGTTGCTATAGATTTATGGAGCACTGGTTGCATTCTTGGCGAACTGTACGATGGCAAACCTATTTTGCCTGGAAGAACTGAG GTGGAGCAACTGCATAAGATTTTTAAGCTCTGTGGTTCACCCTCTGAGGATTATTGGAGAAATTTGAAGTTACCTCATTCATCTGTAATCAAGCCTCAACGACCATACAGACGATGTGTTGCAGAAACATTTAAAGACTTACCCACTCCTGCACTTGGACTCATGGAGACCTTGCTTTCCATGGATCCAGCCAACCGTGGAACTGCAGCTTTTGCTCTTAGGGACAAG TTCTTCAGATCAAAACCATTTGCTTGCGATCCTTCAAGTTTGCCCAAATATCCTCCCAGCAAAGAAATTGATGCTAAATTGCGGGATGAAGCTAGAAG GCAAGGAGCAATTGGACTCAAGGGGAATGGACCACATGAATCTAGTGCTGCTCTAGCATCAAATGCGAATCCCAGAATAGCAACATTGATGCAG GAAAGACGACATCCAAATGCAAATAGCAGAGGTGAAGTATTCAACTCTCACAAGGGGCAAACTGTTTCTGGTTTTCTGGTTGATCCTTCTAAACAAACTCAAGCTGCAAAAGAAGGGAGAAGAGATTTCCCAGAGAATCAACATAAGAAAGTTTCGCACTCTGGCCCATTGGTCCAGGGGACAGGCTGGACAAAGGCCGGAAAGGATGGTAACAATCCTAGTACTGTGTTGTCAACCAGAACCAAACGGCAGAAGCTAGAAGGAGGAAGAACATTCGTTTCAACAGAGGTGTCCCATCAG AATAATCACTGGAAGCCTCATCTTACTGAACCTAAAACTCCTCTTCTTCACACTACTTTGAGAGCCCGACCTCCAAAGGTGAAAAGTTCTCTTGAGCTTGAAAAAGAGGAACTTGAAAAGATCCCTAAATTTAAGGCCAGGCCTTTGAATAAGAAG CTTTCATTAAACTCGGAACCTCACATTGCCAATCCAGTTCCAAGAAACACACTACCAAATCCATTCCATCTCCACACTGAG GAAAGGGGGGCTAAAAAGGATAGGAAATTTGTACTGGACCTTATCCTGAAGCGGGTGGAGGAGGAAAGGGCCAGGATTCCAAAGGCTAATCCATATCCTTACACTACCGACTACCGCGTG GTTCCTCCTAAACCAGAGCCAAAACCATGCACAAAACCAGAACCTTTCCAGTTGGAGAGTCTAGTGAGACACGAGGAGGAAATGCAAAGGGAAGTGGAAGAAAGACAGAGGCTTGAGAAAGAAGAGGCCAATATGAGGATATTCAAAGCACAGCCAGTCATAAAAGA GGACCCAATTCCACTACCAGAGAAAGTGCGGAAACCCGTTACACAAGTTGACCAATTTAGTCTCCATACAGATAACAGGGCTGTGGATAGGGCAAAATTTCATCACAAG TTGAAGGTGAAAGAACAATTATACAAGAGATACAGGGAGGAAAGTGAAGCTGCAAGAATG ATAGAGGAAGAGAAGGCACTAAAACAATTAAGGAGAGCAATGGTTCCTCATGCAAGGCCTGTGCCAAGCTTTGACCATCCATTCTGCCCCAAGAA ATCTTCCAGGGAAACCACAAAAGCAAAGTCACCAAATTTGCGGGTGCTTCGAAGAAAAGAAAGGCAGAGGATGATGATAAATAATGCAGTTTCCAGCCCCGCTTCATGTATGAGGTGA